From one Halothece sp. PCC 7418 genomic stretch:
- a CDS encoding MlaE family lipid ABC transporter permease subunit: MTLKTGLGSWLQRVLAALLLGGQILLHLQPHKIHRRNTLEQMAVVGPDSLLIALITASFVGMVFTIQVAREFINFGAGTAVGGVLAIALTRELAPVLTAVVIAGRVGSAFAAEIGTMQVTEQIDALYILKTDPIKYLVVPRIIACCTMLPILTILSLITGMAGGLLISTTIYNISDTVFLDSARNFLGLWDLVSAIIKASVFGALIAIIGCNWGLTTTGGAKGVGQSTTTAVVTALLAIFIANFVLSWLMFQGSGSAFQGVS, encoded by the coding sequence ATGACGTTGAAAACTGGGCTTGGGTCATGGCTGCAACGGGTTTTAGCAGCCCTACTCTTGGGAGGACAAATCCTCTTACACTTGCAGCCCCACAAAATTCACCGTCGTAACACTTTGGAGCAAATGGCGGTGGTCGGTCCGGATTCTCTCCTTATTGCTTTAATTACGGCAAGTTTTGTCGGGATGGTGTTTACCATTCAGGTGGCGAGGGAGTTTATTAATTTTGGTGCAGGAACTGCTGTGGGAGGGGTTCTCGCGATCGCGCTGACGAGAGAACTGGCCCCGGTGTTAACCGCCGTTGTCATTGCAGGACGAGTGGGATCAGCATTTGCTGCGGAAATTGGCACAATGCAAGTAACGGAACAAATTGATGCCCTTTATATTTTAAAGACCGATCCCATTAAATACTTAGTTGTTCCCCGCATCATTGCTTGTTGTACCATGCTGCCAATTCTGACAATTTTATCTTTAATTACAGGGATGGCAGGAGGATTACTAATTTCGACCACGATTTATAATATTTCAGATACGGTCTTTTTAGATTCAGCACGGAACTTTTTAGGGTTATGGGATCTCGTCAGCGCGATTATCAAAGCCAGCGTTTTTGGGGCGTTAATTGCCATTATCGGTTGTAATTGGGGATTAACAACCACAGGTGGGGCAAAAGGTGTGGGACAATCCACAACAACAGCAGTGGTCACGGCACTATTAGCGATTTTTATCGCGAATTTTGTCTTATCTTGGCTAATGTTTCAAGGGTCAGGCAGTGCGTTCCAAGGCGTTTCGTGA
- a CDS encoding DUF3119 family protein, which yields MTSSTSSQQTVTLSPDYRLSVAIFAIGLVFIFLGNSLLLGSKLFSVIAIILGIIISLFSFFLMLQTVIIRLQFTETSLDVYRSEKRIRQFPYSDWLNWEFFWQPVPILFYFREVKSIHFVPFLFNPKQLKQCLEEKVNLQK from the coding sequence ATGACATCATCCACTTCAAGCCAACAGACGGTTACTCTCTCTCCAGACTATCGTTTATCTGTTGCTATTTTCGCCATTGGTCTGGTTTTTATTTTTCTCGGGAATTCCCTTTTATTGGGAAGTAAACTCTTTTCTGTAATTGCGATTATTTTGGGAATTATTATTAGTCTGTTTTCATTTTTCCTGATGTTGCAAACAGTCATTATTCGCTTGCAATTTACGGAAACGTCTCTTGATGTCTATCGTTCAGAAAAAAGAATTCGTCAATTTCCTTATAGTGATTGGTTAAATTGGGAATTTTTTTGGCAACCTGTTCCCATTTTGTTCTATTTTCGAGAAGTGAAAAGTATTCATTTTGTTCCTTTTTTATTTAACCCGAAACAACTCAAGCAGTGCTTAGAAGAAAAAGTTAATCTCCAAAAGTAA
- a CDS encoding DUF3086 domain-containing protein: protein MSKEDSNAVDQQRKKLHEQALLQGEKQASPEGKLKADLEQLEAQKTQLKQEIKALEAQKQQRIAEETTAIKSAIAQMVEDGVKELEEKRQNLQQSVEQLERRRDRAAEEMRTTFAGVSQELAVRVQGFKDYLVGSLQDLAVAAEQLDLPSLEEPAVEENPLPTTPPPEEKKPSPQFAQQEWQEEARQIRTLLDQYRAFPDYYGPPWQLRRTFEPIHADRAQEWFFTLAGRGAIPTMGSRLQNILVASAIIAVLRELYGEQLRTLVLADSPERLGEWRRGLQDCLGISRSDFGPNRGVVLFESPEALIQRADRIVEDEDLPLIIIDQSENEVDLSLLQFPLWLAFAKDFQDSPSYDF, encoded by the coding sequence ATGTCAAAAGAAGACTCAAACGCAGTTGATCAACAGCGAAAAAAACTACATGAACAAGCCCTATTACAAGGAGAAAAACAGGCATCTCCAGAAGGGAAATTAAAGGCGGATTTAGAACAGTTAGAAGCCCAAAAAACGCAATTAAAACAAGAAATTAAAGCCTTAGAAGCCCAAAAACAGCAACGGATTGCTGAGGAAACTACTGCCATTAAAAGCGCGATCGCGCAAATGGTGGAAGATGGAGTGAAAGAACTAGAAGAAAAACGCCAAAATTTGCAACAATCGGTGGAACAATTAGAACGACGGCGCGATCGCGCAGCCGAAGAAATGCGGACGACTTTTGCTGGTGTTTCTCAAGAACTGGCGGTGCGTGTGCAAGGTTTCAAAGACTATTTAGTGGGAAGTTTACAAGATTTAGCCGTAGCAGCCGAACAACTGGATTTACCCAGTTTAGAAGAACCAGCTGTAGAAGAAAATCCCCTCCCCACAACCCCACCCCCAGAAGAGAAAAAACCCTCACCGCAGTTTGCACAGCAGGAATGGCAAGAAGAAGCCCGACAAATTCGGACATTACTGGATCAGTATCGCGCCTTTCCCGACTACTATGGCCCCCCTTGGCAATTAAGACGGACGTTTGAACCGATTCATGCCGATCGCGCTCAGGAATGGTTTTTTACCCTCGCAGGGAGAGGAGCAATTCCTACCATGGGGAGTCGCTTACAGAATATTTTAGTCGCTTCTGCAATTATTGCCGTGTTGCGAGAACTCTATGGAGAACAGTTACGAACTCTTGTGTTAGCTGATTCCCCCGAACGGTTGGGAGAATGGCGACGGGGTTTACAAGACTGCTTAGGCATTTCTCGCAGTGATTTTGGACCGAATCGGGGAGTTGTCTTGTTTGAAAGCCCAGAAGCACTGATTCAGAGAGCAGATCGGATTGTGGAAGATGAAGATCTACCGTTGATTATTATTGATCAAAGTGAAAATGAAGTCGATCTTTCATTACTCCAGTTTCCCCTCTGGTTAGCTTTTGCCAAAGATTTTCAAGACTCCCCTAGTTATGACTTTTAA
- a CDS encoding NAD-dependent epimerase/dehydratase family protein: MRILIMGGTRFIGVALTKILVEQGHEVTLFNRGNNPSPVEGVREVHGDRKDTDQLKDQLAKESFDAIFDNNGRELSDTQPLIELFKDQIQHFVYVSSAGVYLKSDQMPHYEADAIDPKSRHKGKHDTETYLSEMGVPWTSVRPVYIYGAGNYNDLEAWFFDRILRDRAIPIPGHGEHITQLGHVQDLAHAMASILGNKKALAQVYNISGERYVTFNGIARACAKAVGKSPEDLKLVHYNPKDFDFGKKKPFPLRMQHFFADISKAKTDLDWQPQYDLISGLKESFEKDYLASNRHEADIDFSLDDQILSAF, translated from the coding sequence ATGCGGATTTTAATTATGGGTGGAACCCGCTTTATTGGCGTTGCCCTCACTAAAATTTTAGTGGAACAAGGACATGAAGTGACCCTATTTAATCGCGGGAATAACCCCTCTCCAGTAGAGGGAGTGAGAGAAGTTCATGGCGATAGAAAGGATACTGATCAACTGAAAGATCAACTGGCCAAGGAAAGTTTTGATGCTATTTTTGATAACAATGGACGGGAGTTAAGTGATACTCAACCCTTAATTGAATTATTTAAGGATCAAATCCAACATTTTGTTTATGTGAGTTCGGCTGGGGTTTATTTAAAATCCGATCAAATGCCTCATTATGAAGCGGATGCCATTGACCCCAAAAGTCGCCACAAAGGAAAACATGATACTGAAACTTATTTAAGTGAAATGGGCGTTCCTTGGACTTCAGTGCGCCCTGTTTATATTTATGGTGCTGGGAATTATAATGATTTAGAAGCGTGGTTTTTTGATCGTATTCTGCGCGATCGCGCGATTCCCATTCCAGGTCATGGAGAACATATTACTCAATTGGGTCATGTCCAAGATTTAGCCCATGCCATGGCATCCATTTTAGGCAATAAAAAAGCCTTAGCCCAAGTTTATAATATTTCGGGTGAGCGTTATGTTACCTTCAATGGTATCGCTCGCGCTTGCGCCAAGGCAGTGGGGAAATCTCCTGAAGATTTAAAGTTAGTTCATTACAACCCTAAAGATTTTGACTTTGGTAAAAAGAAACCCTTTCCCTTAAGAATGCAGCACTTTTTTGCCGATATTAGTAAAGCAAAAACGGATTTAGACTGGCAACCTCAATATGATCTGATTAGTGGCTTAAAAGAATCATTTGAAAAAGATTATCTCGCCAGCAATCGTCACGAAGCCGACATTGATTTTTCCCTTGATGATCAGATTCTTTCTGCTTTTTGA
- a CDS encoding DUF2062 domain-containing protein, translated as MRNNIVITHLAASQPMQPTYYLSKKRQPWWRRKLRYLYLRIIRLRSTTPAIARGLATGVFAGLFPFFGAQTILGIFLAVLVRGNKLTAAVGTWISNPLTYVPIYLFNFKVGQRLLGTYDLSTDVDWTSSAELLQAGQAFAVTLLLGCTVVGAIAAILAYCLGLWLIPRLRNQSKS; from the coding sequence ATGAGAAATAATATTGTGATCACTCATCTCGCTGCTAGTCAACCGATGCAACCCACTTATTATCTCAGTAAGAAACGACAGCCTTGGTGGAGACGAAAACTCCGCTATCTTTACCTGCGGATTATTCGGTTACGCAGTACCACTCCCGCGATCGCGCGGGGGTTAGCAACGGGGGTCTTTGCGGGCTTATTTCCCTTTTTTGGGGCGCAAACGATTCTAGGGATTTTCCTAGCAGTTTTAGTGCGAGGGAATAAGTTAACGGCAGCCGTTGGGACTTGGATTAGTAACCCCCTCACCTATGTTCCCATTTATTTATTTAACTTCAAAGTGGGACAAAGACTGCTCGGAACTTATGATTTATCAACTGATGTCGATTGGACATCAAGTGCAGAATTACTGCAAGCAGGACAAGCCTTTGCGGTAACCTTACTGTTAGGTTGCACTGTTGTCGGCGCGATCGCGGCTATTCTTGCTTATTGCCTTGGTTTATGGCTCATTCCTCGCCTCAGAAACCAGTCTAAATCCTAA
- the pyrR gene encoding bifunctional pyr operon transcriptional regulator/uracil phosphoribosyltransferase PyrR produces MKVIEILSAAEIRRSITRLASQLLEKASTPSKLILLGIHTRGVPLAQRLAEQIETLEGITVPVGALDITFYRDDLDQIKTRTPARTDIPFDLTDKIVVLVDDVIYKGRTARAALNAVTEYGRPEAIWLVVLVDRGHRQLPIHPDFTGKKLPTASEEQVKVYLEALDDRDAVELSK; encoded by the coding sequence ATGAAAGTCATTGAAATTTTATCCGCAGCAGAAATTAGACGGTCAATCACGCGATTAGCGTCACAACTTCTGGAAAAAGCCAGCACTCCCTCAAAACTAATCTTGTTAGGGATTCATACGCGCGGGGTTCCTCTGGCTCAACGCCTCGCCGAACAAATCGAAACCTTAGAAGGAATTACCGTTCCCGTTGGCGCGTTAGACATTACCTTTTATCGGGATGATCTTGACCAAATCAAAACCCGCACCCCAGCCAGAACTGATATCCCCTTTGATTTAACGGATAAAATTGTCGTTTTAGTAGATGATGTCATTTATAAAGGTCGTACCGCACGCGCTGCCCTGAATGCTGTCACCGAATATGGACGACCTGAAGCAATCTGGTTAGTTGTCTTAGTTGATCGTGGACATCGACAACTCCCCATTCATCCCGATTTTACTGGCAAAAAACTGCCCACCGCTAGTGAAGAACAAGTCAAAGTTTATCTAGAAGCCCTGGATGACAGAGATGCAGTGGAATTAAGCAAGTGA
- a CDS encoding GspH/FimT family pseudopilin has translation MMLKKVTPAQPSLTGFTLIELLVITVIIGILATFSISGILGLAKTQRLRSANNEISTAMREAQNNAVSEKVSWQASFRQQGNQVEWAVHPDSVSASDATWNALEPSITIDSETDLPQSSGVYRVVFDEQGTVETDLGGITLTLESESQQKRCVLVSTILGTIHTSQNQPTQKNGKSCY, from the coding sequence ATGATGCTCAAAAAAGTTACTCCCGCTCAACCCTCTCTCACCGGTTTTACCCTGATTGAACTATTGGTAATTACGGTCATTATTGGCATTTTAGCAACATTTTCCATCTCTGGTATTCTTGGGTTAGCGAAAACGCAACGCCTCAGAAGTGCTAATAATGAAATCAGCACTGCCATGCGAGAAGCTCAAAACAATGCCGTTAGCGAGAAAGTCTCTTGGCAAGCAAGTTTTCGTCAACAAGGAAACCAAGTTGAATGGGCTGTCCATCCTGATAGCGTCTCCGCCAGTGATGCCACTTGGAATGCACTAGAACCTAGTATCACGATTGATAGCGAAACAGATTTACCCCAATCAAGTGGGGTTTATCGTGTGGTTTTTGATGAGCAAGGAACAGTAGAAACAGATTTAGGAGGGATCACCCTGACCTTAGAAAGTGAAAGTCAACAGAAACGGTGTGTCCTTGTTTCAACGATTTTAGGAACGATTCATACTTCTCAAAACCAACCCACCCAGAAAAATGGAAAATCTTGTTATTAG
- a CDS encoding prepilin-type N-terminal cleavage/methylation domain-containing protein, producing MKHKVEQLTRLYFHLLPSPKRSQGMTLTELLVAVFAGGIIISTLLAQTVDFLKINQKDSAQANTQQEMRNALTYISRDLREAVYVYDGTELATLEDYLPDFGSNRKPILAFWKIERVPYIDDSDAKYQLPGDCENDTLTDNNSDGDLDEERTACESLKIERTTYTLITYIQNTTAPTANDVWQGQSRLERFELRKYKADELNKLTRTTGYIDPRLESTFDNWPNDPITLSSLQSNLPTDTAETLADFVAAHNDSSITASSCPTDYTRTPTDSNYKSFYACVRSSTADKAMNQDAILYLTGNAYGQSGILDENAYVPQLETQVISRGVIDKNPTN from the coding sequence ATGAAACACAAAGTTGAGCAATTAACAAGACTCTATTTCCATCTCTTACCGTCTCCCAAACGATCACAAGGGATGACTCTCACAGAACTGTTAGTGGCGGTTTTTGCTGGCGGGATTATTATTTCAACTTTATTGGCTCAAACCGTTGATTTCCTCAAAATTAATCAGAAAGATTCCGCTCAGGCAAACACACAACAAGAGATGAGAAATGCGTTAACCTATATCTCCCGCGATCTCAGAGAAGCCGTTTACGTTTATGATGGCACAGAACTGGCGACCCTTGAAGACTATTTACCCGATTTTGGCTCCAACCGTAAGCCCATTCTTGCCTTTTGGAAAATTGAGCGTGTGCCTTATATTGACGACAGCGATGCCAAATATCAATTACCAGGAGATTGCGAAAATGACACCCTAACAGACAATAATAGTGATGGGGATCTTGACGAAGAAAGAACCGCCTGTGAGAGTCTCAAAATTGAACGGACAACTTACACCTTAATCACTTATATCCAAAACACCACTGCACCCACTGCAAACGACGTTTGGCAGGGACAGTCACGACTAGAACGGTTTGAGTTGCGTAAGTATAAAGCAGATGAACTGAATAAACTCACCCGCACCACAGGATATATTGATCCGCGCCTAGAAAGCACCTTTGATAACTGGCCCAATGATCCGATTACCTTAAGCAGTTTGCAGTCTAATCTTCCTACTGATACGGCGGAAACCTTAGCTGATTTTGTCGCTGCTCATAATGATTCCTCAATCACTGCAAGCAGTTGTCCCACTGATTACACTCGCACCCCAACTGACAGCAATTATAAGAGCTTTTACGCTTGCGTCAGAAGTAGCACTGCGGACAAGGCAATGAATCAAGATGCCATTCTCTATCTAACGGGTAATGCTTATGGTCAGTCGGGCATTCTGGATGAGAATGCTTATGTGCCTCAACTGGAAACCCAAGTCATTAGTCGTGGTGTAATTGACAAAAACCCTACTAACTAG